A stretch of Clostridium sp. BJN0001 DNA encodes these proteins:
- the acpS gene encoding holo-ACP synthase, whose protein sequence is MIFGVGTDIVEIKRIESSVNKNNNFITRFFTEAEVEYFKSKRMKANVIAGNFAAKEAISKAIGTGFRGFFLKDIEVLRDNLGKPFANVSDKLKRIIGEKDFKLHVSISHSMENATAFAVLEVFSE, encoded by the coding sequence ATGATTTTTGGCGTTGGAACTGATATTGTGGAGATTAAGAGAATTGAGAGCTCGGTTAATAAAAACAATAATTTTATTACAAGATTTTTTACTGAAGCTGAAGTAGAGTATTTCAAAAGCAAGAGAATGAAAGCGAACGTTATAGCTGGAAATTTTGCGGCAAAAGAAGCAATAAGCAAGGCAATAGGTACAGGGTTTAGAGGATTTTTTCTAAAGGATATTGAAGTACTTAGAGATAATTTGGGAAAACCTTTTGCTAATGTGAGTGATAAGCTAAAACGTATAATAGGTGAGAAAGATTTTAAATTACATGTTAGTATTTCTCATAGTATGGAAAATGCAACGGCTTTTGCAGTATTGGAGGTGTTCAGTGAATGA